One region of Primulina tabacum isolate GXHZ01 chromosome 1, ASM2559414v2, whole genome shotgun sequence genomic DNA includes:
- the LOC142509043 gene encoding uncharacterized protein LOC142509043, whose translation MVAFDVILGMDWLSSYHAVIDCVAKMVRFPAEDDDSGIFQSSSISLDTPYISCLKAHEMLSKGCQGFLAVVIYANTEMTRKLNEIEVVRDFPDVFADDVPGLPPDREVEFVIDVVPDALSRKSVSSLSSLIQKPLLLDLQRSEISMVEQGTIARLSALVIQPTLTDRIRREQPNDNQLMKLRSKDDEKGNTEFPMNNDDLLTFRGSTKMHQDLRRLYWWPGMKSDIAKFISECLTCQQVKIEHQRPAGTLQSLPIPQWKWEHITMDFVTGLPRTPKGYNSIWVIVDRLTKSAHFLLVKTTFTMKQYAEVYVAEIVRLHGIPASVVSDRDPRKGKLSPRFIGPFEILDRIGKRAYRLALPPDLDRVHNVFHVSMLRKYISNPSHVLRHEALDLMPNLTYQEVPIQILDRKVKVLRNKAIGIIKILWRNQLVEEATWEPEEEMKLQYPELFAQ comes from the exons ATGGTGGCgtttgatgttattttgggaatggactggctatcGTCATATCATGCCGTTATTGACTGCGTGGCTAAAATGGTGCGATTTCCTGCAGAAGATGATGATAGCGGGATTTTCCAGAGTTCAAGTATTTCGCTTGACACTCCTTATATTTCTTGTCTCAAAGCTCACGAAATGTTATCAAAGGGGTGTCAGGGGTTTTTAGCTGTTGTGATATATGCGAATACTGAGATGACGAGGAAGTTGAATGAGATTGAGGTAGTTCGGGATTTTCCTGacgtatttgcagatgatgtgcCCGGATTACCACCTGACCGTGaagttgagtttgtgattgacgtGGTTCCAG atgctttgagccgcaaGTCAGTTTCTTCTTTGAGCTCAttgattcagaagccgttgCTATTGGATCTTCAGAGGAGCGAGATCTCTATGGTAGAGCAAGGGACCATAGCTAGACTTTCAGCTTTGGTTATTCAACCTACGTTGACAGATAGGATACGACGGGAGCAACCTAATGACAATCAGTTGATGAAATTGCGATCTAAAGACGATGAGAAAGGAAATACAGAGTTTCCGATGAACAATGATGATTTGTTAACGTTTAGAG gtagcaccAAGATGCATCAAGATCTCCGACGtctctactggtggccaggtatgaaaagtGATATCGCAAAGTTTATATCcgaatgtctaacatgtcagcaggtgaagattgagcatcaaagacctgctGGAACTTTGCAATCCCTCCCAATACCtcagtggaagtgggagcacaTCACTATGGACTTCGTAACGGGACTTCCCAGAACACCAAAAGGTTACaactctatttgggtgattgttgataggTTAACCAAGTCTGCTCATTTTCTTCTGGTCAAGACAACGTTTACAATGAAACAGTATGCTGAAGTCTATGTAGCTGAgattgtgagacttcatggtattcctgCGTCagttgtatctgatcgtgacccaag gAAAGGAAAGCTAAGCCCAAGATTTATCGGCCCATTTGAAATTCTAGACAGGATTGGAAAAAGAGCATATCGTCTAGCCTTACCGCCAGACTTGGATAGAGTCCACAATGTATTTCACGTctcaatgctcaggaagtacATCTCGAACCCTTCCCATGTTCTCAGACATGAAGCGTTGGATCTGATGCCGAACTTGACTTATCAAGAAGTACCAATCCAGATTTTAGATCGCAAGGTTAAAGTACTAAGGAATAAAGCGATAGGCATTATCAAGATTCTTTGGCGTAATCAGTTAGTTGAAGAAGCAACATGGGAGCCCGAGGAAGAAATGAAACTGCAATATCCTGAGTTATTCGCACAGTAA